Proteins encoded in a region of the Streptomyces sp. NBC_00310 genome:
- a CDS encoding glycosyltransferase family 2 protein codes for MNAKPDVQLPAVSVIMPVLNEERHLRGAVQAILAQEYAGEMEVVIALGPSTDRTDEIAAELVAETASFESKRVHTVPNPTGRTPAALNAAIKASRHPIVVRVDGHGILSPNYIATAVRLLEETGAQNVGGIMYAEGENDWEHAVAAAMTSKIGVGNAAFHTGGQAGPAETVYLGVFRREALERQGGYNVEFIRAQDWELNFRIREAGGLIWFSPELKVSYRPRPSVRELAKQYRNYGRWRHVVARYHEGSINLRYLAPPTAVCAIVAGVLVGGLLTPLGYVIPGGYLAAIVAGSIPAGRGLPLKARLQIPVALATMHMSWGFGFLTSPKSLAKKVIASRRPAVLTES; via the coding sequence ATGAACGCCAAGCCCGACGTGCAGCTCCCCGCCGTGTCCGTGATCATGCCCGTCCTCAACGAGGAGCGGCATCTGCGCGGAGCCGTCCAAGCGATCCTCGCGCAGGAGTACGCCGGCGAGATGGAGGTCGTGATCGCCCTCGGTCCGTCCACGGACCGCACGGACGAGATCGCCGCCGAGCTCGTGGCGGAGACCGCGTCTTTCGAGAGCAAGCGCGTGCACACCGTCCCGAACCCCACCGGCCGCACCCCCGCCGCGCTCAACGCCGCGATCAAGGCCTCCCGCCACCCGATCGTGGTCCGGGTCGACGGCCACGGCATCCTCTCGCCGAACTACATCGCCACCGCCGTACGGCTCCTGGAGGAGACCGGCGCGCAGAACGTCGGCGGCATCATGTACGCCGAGGGCGAGAACGACTGGGAGCACGCGGTCGCCGCCGCCATGACCTCGAAGATCGGCGTCGGCAACGCCGCCTTCCACACGGGCGGGCAGGCCGGTCCGGCCGAGACGGTCTACCTGGGTGTCTTCCGGCGCGAGGCGCTGGAGCGGCAGGGCGGCTACAACGTGGAGTTCATCCGCGCCCAGGACTGGGAGCTGAACTTCCGGATCCGCGAGGCGGGCGGCCTGATCTGGTTCTCGCCCGAGCTGAAGGTGTCGTACCGGCCGCGGCCCAGCGTGAGGGAACTCGCCAAGCAGTACAGGAACTACGGCCGCTGGCGGCACGTCGTCGCCCGGTATCACGAGGGCTCCATCAACCTGCGCTACCTCGCCCCGCCCACCGCGGTGTGCGCGATCGTGGCCGGCGTCCTGGTGGGCGGTCTGCTCACCCCGCTGGGGTACGTCATCCCCGGCGGCTACCTCGCGGCGATCGTCGCGGGCTCGATCCCGGCGGGCAGGGGGCTGCCGCTCAAGGCGCGCCTCCAGATCCCCGTCGCCCTCGCCACCATGCACATGTCCTGGGGCTTCGGCTTCCTCACCAGCCCCAAGTCACTGGCCAAGAAGGTCATCGCCTCCCGCCGCCCGGCGGTGCTCACCGAGAGCTGA
- a CDS encoding peptidoglycan recognition protein family protein: MSRIGHMRRSRFLASSIGVTCAAALALPAALPATASAATPTDSSSTAILAPAQFSAPTGPLALAPVAGSTQSLPLVPLGEDRNLGPAAPEQGFGKRDVRSFSLVGVVWDDPDAELEGRVQVRSRAKDTARWSGWQDVETHNHEHAADPDTAEGSSGRVRGSTAPLWVGDSDGVEVRVRAETRGRTAAPGVQMLPDGLRLELVDPGSGAPAGAAGPQAGTGAVQAAEPPPVGTPVDTPRLGALTAESAAASAVNADLAPLGATTIPALSRKETEERLANLAPGVKPYIGPRPRIVTRAGWGADEKLRERDFRYTNRVSAAFVHHTASGNNYKCAQAPSVIRSIYRYHVVSSGWRDIGYNFLVDKCGNIYEGRAGGVAKAVMGAHTLGFNTNSMGIAVIGSFGTTKPPAASVKAIAQLTAWKLGLYGANPKGKTYLTSGGGNLYPKGKKVLLHVISGHRDGFATECPGGRLYGKLGAARTAAARYQGR; encoded by the coding sequence ATGTCCAGGATCGGACACATGCGTAGATCACGATTCCTCGCGTCCTCGATCGGCGTCACCTGCGCGGCGGCACTCGCCCTCCCGGCGGCACTCCCGGCGACGGCATCCGCGGCGACCCCGACGGACTCGTCCTCCACTGCGATCCTTGCCCCGGCGCAGTTCTCGGCCCCCACCGGCCCACTCGCGCTCGCCCCCGTGGCGGGCAGCACCCAGTCTCTTCCTCTCGTCCCTCTCGGAGAGGACCGAAACCTCGGTCCGGCCGCCCCCGAACAAGGCTTCGGCAAGCGGGACGTACGGTCGTTCTCGCTGGTGGGCGTCGTCTGGGACGACCCGGACGCCGAACTCGAGGGCCGCGTCCAGGTCCGTTCCCGTGCGAAGGACACCGCCCGCTGGTCCGGCTGGCAGGACGTCGAGACACACAACCACGAACACGCGGCCGACCCCGACACCGCCGAAGGCTCCTCGGGCCGCGTGCGCGGCTCCACCGCTCCGCTGTGGGTCGGCGACTCGGACGGCGTCGAGGTGCGCGTACGCGCCGAGACCCGTGGCCGTACGGCCGCTCCGGGCGTCCAGATGCTCCCGGACGGCCTACGTCTGGAGCTGGTCGACCCCGGCTCCGGCGCCCCGGCGGGCGCGGCGGGACCGCAGGCCGGTACGGGCGCCGTGCAGGCGGCCGAGCCCCCGCCCGTCGGCACCCCCGTGGACACCCCGAGGCTGGGCGCCCTGACCGCCGAGTCGGCCGCCGCCTCCGCTGTCAACGCCGATCTCGCGCCACTCGGCGCCACCACGATCCCGGCGCTGTCGCGCAAGGAGACGGAGGAGCGGCTGGCGAACCTGGCGCCCGGGGTGAAGCCGTACATCGGACCGCGTCCGCGGATCGTCACGCGGGCCGGCTGGGGCGCCGACGAGAAGCTGCGCGAGCGCGACTTCCGCTACACCAATCGGGTCAGCGCGGCCTTCGTGCACCACACGGCGTCGGGCAACAACTACAAATGCGCGCAGGCCCCGTCCGTCATCCGCAGTATCTACCGCTACCACGTCGTGAGCAGCGGCTGGCGCGACATCGGCTACAACTTCCTCGTCGACAAGTGCGGAAACATCTACGAAGGACGCGCGGGTGGTGTCGCGAAGGCCGTCATGGGTGCCCACACCCTCGGTTTCAACACCAACAGCATGGGCATCGCGGTCATCGGCAGTTTCGGCACCACCAAGCCGCCCGCCGCGTCGGTCAAGGCGATCGCGCAACTAACCGCCTGGAAACTCGGTCTTTACGGGGCGAACCCGAAGGGCAAGACATACCTCACTTCGGGTGGTGGCAATCTCTACCCAAAAGGTAAGAAGGTGCTACTGCACGTGATCTCCGGCCACCGGGACGGGTTCGCGACCGAGTGCCCGGGGGGGCGCCTTTACGGAAAACTCGGCGCGGCACGCACGGCGGCCGCCCGCTATCAAGGCCGATAG
- a CDS encoding LCP family protein: protein MSTPPRRPARAQQPRPPARPRRRSWAVRAVTTLSVVVLAAAGIGHAVVTRLDDEITRVDAFKDMKNRPEAGHGMNVLLVGTDGRDKITEEERRRYRLGGAPCHCTDTMMIVHISEDRERASVVSLPRDSYAETPAHTDRATGKTREAHPIKLNAAYAEGGPQLTVRTVEHMTKVKIDHYVEVDFTSFMRTVDVLGGVKICTTRPLKDSYTGLDLAAGTHELDGGQALQYVRSRHADGSSDLGRMKRQQRFMASLMSQATSSGVLLNPMKFRDVTQAVLGSVRADKEFGTGELIDLGRALRNLTPASSEFTTVPIGRMGYAVEGVGSTLKWDDAKSARLFEALRDDRPLAPYKARGTYTLVDVAPQQIRVQVENGTAVPGLGKEVDRQLAATGFRTTRIPVNAPRQNVARTLVVYDPRWDRSAQSLATALPGSELRPVRAQGPTLKVITGTDFKQVRRVRAENPEQGESGVVRGDQVSCA from the coding sequence GTGTCCACGCCGCCCCGCCGCCCAGCCCGTGCGCAGCAGCCCCGGCCCCCCGCACGCCCCCGGCGGCGGAGCTGGGCCGTGCGGGCGGTGACCACGCTCTCGGTGGTGGTGCTGGCCGCCGCGGGCATCGGACACGCGGTGGTGACCCGCCTGGACGACGAGATCACCCGGGTCGACGCCTTCAAGGACATGAAGAACCGTCCCGAGGCCGGCCACGGCATGAACGTCCTGCTGGTCGGCACCGACGGCCGCGACAAGATCACCGAGGAGGAACGGCGGCGGTACCGGCTGGGCGGGGCCCCCTGCCACTGCACGGACACGATGATGATCGTGCACATCTCCGAGGACCGGGAGCGCGCGAGCGTCGTGAGCCTGCCGCGCGACTCGTACGCCGAGACGCCCGCGCACACCGACCGCGCCACCGGGAAGACCCGCGAGGCCCACCCGATCAAGCTGAACGCGGCCTACGCGGAGGGCGGACCGCAGCTCACCGTGCGCACGGTCGAGCACATGACCAAGGTGAAGATCGACCACTACGTCGAGGTCGACTTCACCAGCTTCATGCGGACCGTCGACGTGCTCGGCGGCGTCAAGATCTGCACCACGCGCCCCCTCAAGGACTCCTACACCGGACTCGACCTCGCCGCCGGCACCCACGAGCTGGACGGCGGCCAGGCCCTCCAGTACGTCCGCTCCCGGCACGCCGACGGCTCCTCCGACCTCGGCCGGATGAAGCGCCAGCAGCGCTTCATGGCGTCCCTGATGTCCCAGGCCACCTCCTCCGGTGTCCTGCTCAACCCGATGAAGTTCCGGGACGTCACCCAGGCCGTCCTCGGGTCCGTCCGCGCCGACAAGGAGTTCGGCACCGGCGAGCTGATCGACCTCGGCCGCGCGCTGCGGAACCTCACACCGGCCTCCTCGGAGTTCACCACCGTGCCCATCGGACGGATGGGGTACGCCGTGGAGGGCGTCGGCTCGACCCTCAAGTGGGACGACGCCAAGTCCGCCCGCCTCTTCGAGGCCCTGCGCGACGACCGCCCCCTCGCCCCCTACAAGGCGCGCGGCACGTACACCCTCGTCGACGTGGCCCCCCAGCAGATCCGCGTCCAGGTCGAGAACGGCACCGCCGTCCCCGGCCTCGGCAAGGAGGTGGACCGCCAGCTGGCCGCCACCGGCTTCCGCACCACCAGAATCCCGGTGAACGCCCCGCGGCAGAACGTCGCCCGCACCCTCGTCGTCTACGACCCCCGCTGGGACCGCTCCGCCCAGTCCCTCGCCACCGCCCTCCCGGGCTCGGAACTGCGCCCGGTCCGCGCCCAGGGCCCCACCCTGAAAGTGATCACCGGCACGGACTTCAAGCAGGTCCGCAGGGTACGCGCGGAG
- a CDS encoding LCP family protein: MDAQGRGRADDIDPADQWVLNPSTGEYELRLSPSAPQSAVPRPRRAAPVAAGARATAGASARSASAATDTREIPDTLPGPRRRRGTPEEDPLPGRRGGRGRTKPKKSVGKRILVWTAGSLAFLVVGVSAAGYLYYQHLNDNIDKISDDGAGTGGFSKDRAINLVVIGTDKRTGEGNEKYGDSGSVGHADTTILLHVSKDRTNATAMSIPRDMIVDIPDCPTTQEDGSEKNIAGTQNVRFNTSLGQDGRTPSCTMRTVEELTGIKPDHFMVADFNAVKTLSTAIGGVEVCLAKPINDEKSKLNLPAGEHTIEGEQALAFLRTRYSVGLGSDLSRIELQQQFLSSMIRQMKSKDTLTDPTKVLSLAEAATDALSVDSGITDIKKLASLGQEVGKVKTKNISFTTVPVVDNTDGATVLPTPQKAEQLFATIRKDISLTEVKKQAKEKEAAKLKGTRAKASEVRVNVYNGGAEAGSAQATLNWLQNDVGVTKSSQLGNADKTLKKTTLAYDPDQADQARKLADLMGLSASALKPGKGNSETNSQGLPAMVLTLGKDFEGAGVSLSATSAADLDVQKSTADKEKCAS; this comes from the coding sequence GTGGACGCGCAAGGCCGTGGGCGGGCGGACGACATCGACCCCGCAGACCAGTGGGTACTCAACCCGAGCACCGGTGAATACGAACTGCGACTGAGCCCTTCCGCACCGCAGTCGGCGGTGCCGCGGCCACGTCGGGCCGCGCCCGTCGCGGCGGGGGCCAGGGCGACGGCCGGCGCCTCCGCGCGTTCCGCGTCGGCGGCCACGGACACCCGGGAGATCCCCGACACCCTGCCGGGACCCCGGCGCCGACGGGGCACGCCCGAGGAGGACCCGCTGCCGGGTCGCCGGGGTGGCCGGGGCAGGACGAAGCCCAAGAAGTCGGTGGGCAAGCGGATCCTGGTGTGGACGGCCGGCTCGCTGGCCTTCCTGGTGGTCGGGGTGAGCGCCGCGGGCTACCTGTACTACCAGCACCTCAACGACAACATCGACAAGATCTCGGACGACGGGGCGGGCACCGGCGGCTTCAGCAAGGACCGGGCGATCAACCTCGTGGTGATCGGCACGGACAAGCGGACCGGCGAGGGCAACGAGAAGTACGGCGACTCGGGCAGCGTGGGCCACGCGGACACCACGATCCTGCTGCACGTCTCCAAGGACCGTACGAACGCGACCGCGATGAGCATCCCCCGCGACATGATCGTGGACATCCCGGACTGTCCGACGACGCAGGAGGACGGCTCCGAGAAGAACATCGCGGGAACGCAGAACGTCCGGTTCAACACGAGCCTGGGCCAGGACGGTCGCACCCCGAGCTGCACGATGCGTACCGTGGAGGAGCTGACCGGGATCAAGCCCGACCACTTCATGGTGGCCGACTTCAACGCGGTGAAGACCCTCTCCACGGCCATCGGCGGTGTCGAGGTCTGCCTCGCGAAGCCCATCAACGACGAGAAGTCGAAGCTGAACCTCCCCGCGGGCGAGCACACCATCGAGGGCGAGCAGGCGCTGGCGTTCCTGCGCACCCGCTACAGCGTGGGCCTCGGCAGCGACCTGAGCCGGATCGAGCTGCAGCAGCAGTTCCTCAGCTCCATGATCCGCCAGATGAAGTCCAAGGACACGCTCACCGACCCGACGAAGGTGCTGTCGCTGGCGGAGGCGGCCACAGACGCCCTGTCCGTCGACTCCGGGATCACCGACATCAAGAAGCTGGCCTCGCTCGGCCAGGAGGTCGGCAAGGTCAAGACGAAGAACATCAGCTTCACCACCGTGCCGGTCGTCGACAACACCGACGGCGCGACCGTGCTGCCCACGCCGCAGAAGGCCGAGCAGCTGTTCGCGACGATCAGGAAGGACATCTCGCTCACCGAGGTGAAGAAGCAGGCCAAGGAGAAGGAGGCCGCGAAGCTCAAGGGCACGCGCGCCAAGGCCTCCGAGGTCCGGGTCAACGTCTACAACGGCGGTGCCGAGGCCGGCAGCGCACAGGCCACTCTCAACTGGCTGCAGAATGATGTCGGCGTGACCAAGTCGAGCCAACTCGGCAACGCCGACAAGACGTTGAAGAAGACGACCCTCGCGTACGACCCCGACCAGGCCGACCAGGCGCGCAAGCTGGCCGACCTCATGGGTCTGTCCGCGTCCGCGCTGAAGCCCGGCAAGGGCAACAGCGAGACCAACTCCCAGGGTCTGCCCGCGATGGTGCTGACCCTGGGCAAGGACTTCGAGGGCGCCGGGGTGTCGCTGAGCGCGACGTCGGCGGCGGACCTCGACGTCCAGAAGAGCACCGCGGACAAGGAAAAGTGCGCCAGTTGA
- a CDS encoding LCP family protein gives MVRSDVRGDGGRPRVEEPGERDGDQEPRGDSSGSNGDTDVRVPEQRRGNRRKGGGVRGRAKTSAKPRRRRVLRWSATVLAVVILGTSGAGYLYYQHLNGNIKKEKLNLGDTKIAEPTPNAFGQTPLNILLIGSDARDTEENQKLGGAKDTFNGPPLADVQMLLHLSADRTNMSVVSMPRDTLLPIPKCTDPDNGDVYEASTSAMTNDSLRRGGPGCTVATWQELTGIRIDHFMMVDFSGVVSMADAIGGVPVCVTDNIESKDSQGHGSGLKLEKGTTYIKGKQALQWLRTRYGFEDGSDIARAKAQHQYMNSMVRELRENATITNPNKLRRLAEEATEALTVDEGLGDVATLYDLSTELRKVEPARITMTTMPYTYVGARVVPKEGDAEKLFRLVREDIALDGKDKKKSTTEDATSDDPAAAKDEIGVLVINGTMTSTLAPIAGRAHTVSRLLVEEGFAKSSSSTTTAVVEDKTVVRYPSAELEGDAQAVAKALGIPLGQVEKSTDVSGITLVVGADWREGNEYKAEKDDDTTPESADALNGANKKACMEVNPNFTW, from the coding sequence ATGGTACGCAGTGACGTGCGCGGGGACGGGGGGCGACCGCGCGTCGAGGAACCCGGCGAACGGGACGGGGACCAGGAACCGCGGGGCGACTCGTCCGGCTCGAACGGCGACACGGACGTCAGAGTCCCCGAGCAGCGCCGTGGGAACCGCCGCAAGGGCGGGGGCGTGCGGGGGCGTGCGAAGACCTCCGCGAAGCCCCGGCGCAGACGGGTGCTGCGCTGGTCGGCGACGGTTCTGGCGGTCGTGATACTCGGCACCTCGGGTGCCGGCTATCTCTATTACCAGCACCTGAACGGCAACATCAAGAAGGAGAAGCTGAACCTCGGCGACACGAAGATCGCCGAGCCGACGCCGAACGCCTTCGGCCAGACCCCGCTGAACATCCTGCTCATCGGTTCGGACGCGCGGGACACCGAGGAGAACCAGAAACTCGGCGGCGCCAAGGACACCTTCAACGGGCCGCCGCTCGCCGATGTCCAGATGCTGCTGCACCTGTCCGCCGACCGCACCAACATGTCGGTCGTCAGCATGCCCCGCGACACCCTCCTCCCCATCCCCAAGTGCACCGACCCGGACAACGGAGACGTGTACGAGGCGAGCACCTCGGCGATGACCAACGACTCGCTGCGCCGCGGCGGCCCCGGCTGCACGGTCGCCACCTGGCAGGAGCTGACCGGGATACGCATCGACCACTTCATGATGGTCGACTTCTCCGGTGTGGTGTCGATGGCCGACGCGATCGGCGGTGTGCCGGTGTGCGTGACCGACAACATCGAGTCCAAGGACAGCCAGGGCCACGGCTCCGGGCTGAAGCTGGAGAAGGGCACCACGTACATCAAGGGCAAGCAGGCCCTTCAGTGGCTGCGCACCCGGTACGGCTTCGAGGACGGCAGCGACATCGCGCGCGCCAAGGCGCAGCACCAGTACATGAACTCGATGGTCCGTGAGCTGCGCGAGAACGCCACGATCACCAACCCGAACAAGCTGCGCAGGCTCGCCGAGGAGGCCACCGAGGCGCTCACCGTCGACGAGGGTCTCGGTGACGTCGCCACGCTCTACGACCTCAGCACGGAGCTGCGCAAGGTCGAGCCGGCCCGGATCACGATGACGACGATGCCGTACACGTACGTCGGCGCGCGCGTCGTGCCCAAGGAGGGCGACGCGGAGAAGCTGTTCCGGCTGGTGCGCGAGGACATCGCGCTCGACGGCAAGGACAAGAAGAAGAGCACCACCGAGGACGCGACCTCCGACGACCCGGCGGCGGCGAAGGACGAGATCGGTGTTCTGGTGATCAACGGCACCATGACCTCCACCCTCGCCCCAATCGCCGGCCGCGCGCACACGGTGTCCCGGCTGCTCGTCGAGGAGGGCTTCGCCAAGTCCTCCTCGTCCACGACCACCGCGGTCGTCGAGGACAAGACGGTCGTGCGCTATCCGAGCGCCGAACTGGAGGGCGACGCCCAGGCTGTCGCCAAGGCCCTCGGCATCCCGCTCGGCCAGGTGGAGAAGTCCACGGACGTCAGCGGGATCACCCTCGTCGTCGGCGCCGACTGGCGTGAGGGCAACGAGTACAAGGCCGAGAAGGACGACGACACGACTCCGGAGTCGGCGGACGCCCTGAACGGCGCGAACAAGAAGGCCTGCATGGAGGTCAACCCGAACTTCACCTGGTAG
- a CDS encoding LCP family protein → MDDVGGKARELGPGVGGSPTGAGLTRRRRRRWVRWVGGGAVLVFVGALGVGWAAYQKLDGNITSDRTAADELARFEKERPTALVRGAQNILLIGSDSRSGDGNDEYGRDSGTERSDTTILLHLAADRRSATAVSLPRDLMVDVPSCRRPDGSRTEPVFTMFNYAFQSGGSACTVRTVERMTDIRIDHHVVVDFSGFKEMVDAVDGVEVCLTEPIHDKQAKLRLPAGKVKLNGEQALGYVRARKSLGDGSDTERMDRQQRFLAALAAKVRGNDVLLNPVKLYPVLDAATSSLTTDPGLASLRGLYDLVRGLRTIPMEKVQFLTVPRKSYAHNANRDELVEPAARRLFARLRADAPLAVARELPEGTREGHAEELSGSLSGTPDPMPTFRGSTAAEEACE, encoded by the coding sequence GTGGACGACGTCGGTGGGAAGGCGCGCGAGCTGGGGCCCGGTGTGGGTGGTTCACCCACCGGGGCCGGGCTCACACGTCGGCGCCGGCGGCGGTGGGTGCGGTGGGTGGGGGGCGGCGCGGTGCTGGTCTTCGTCGGGGCCCTGGGGGTGGGGTGGGCGGCGTACCAGAAGCTGGACGGGAACATCACGTCGGACCGGACGGCGGCGGACGAGCTGGCGCGGTTCGAGAAGGAGCGGCCGACGGCGCTGGTGCGGGGCGCGCAGAACATTCTCCTCATCGGGTCGGACTCGCGGTCGGGGGACGGGAACGACGAGTACGGGCGGGATTCGGGGACCGAGCGGTCGGACACCACGATCCTGTTGCATCTGGCGGCGGATCGGCGGAGCGCGACCGCGGTGTCGCTGCCACGGGATCTGATGGTGGACGTGCCGAGTTGCCGGCGGCCGGACGGCAGTCGCACGGAACCGGTGTTCACGATGTTCAACTACGCCTTCCAGAGCGGTGGTTCGGCCTGCACCGTCCGGACGGTCGAGCGGATGACCGACATTCGGATCGACCATCACGTCGTCGTGGACTTCAGCGGCTTCAAGGAGATGGTCGACGCCGTCGACGGGGTCGAGGTGTGTCTCACCGAACCCATTCACGACAAGCAGGCCAAACTGCGCCTGCCGGCGGGCAAGGTGAAGCTGAACGGCGAGCAGGCCCTGGGCTATGTGCGGGCCCGCAAGTCACTGGGGGACGGCAGCGACACCGAACGGATGGACCGGCAGCAGCGGTTCCTCGCGGCGCTGGCCGCGAAGGTGCGCGGCAATGACGTCCTGCTGAATCCGGTCAAGCTGTATCCGGTGCTGGACGCGGCCACGTCGTCCCTCACCACGGACCCGGGACTGGCGAGTCTGCGCGGGCTCTACGACCTTGTGCGCGGCCTGCGCACGATCCCCATGGAAAAGGTGCAATTCCTGACCGTTCCCCGGAAGTCGTATGCGCATAACGCCAATCGTGATGAACTCGTCGAGCCGGCGGCGCGGCGGCTTTTCGCGCGGCTGCGCGCCGACGCACCCCTGGCGGTGGCGCGGGAACTGCCGGAGGGGACGCGGGAAGGGCACGCGGAAGAGCTTTCGGGAAGCCTCTCCGGGACCCCCGATCCGATGCCGACATTCCGCGGCAGTACGGCCGCGGAGGAGGCCTGCGAGTGA
- a CDS encoding TIGR03089 family protein: MNATDRTPADLLRSALAADPARPLVTFYDDATGERVELSVATFANWVAKTANLLQGELSAEPGDRVALLLPAHWQTAVWLLACASVGVVAEVAGDPGTADIVVSGPDTLDAARACSGERIALALRPLGGRFPQAPSGFADYAVEVPSQGDRFVAYAPVDPEEAALVVAGREFSGAEVVERARAEAGDLGLTGPGSRLLSGLPYDTWEGLAAGLYGPLATGGSVVLCRHLERLGEDGLAKRIESERVSAVAR; this comes from the coding sequence GTGAACGCCACCGACCGCACCCCTGCCGACCTGCTGCGATCCGCGCTGGCCGCGGATCCCGCGCGCCCCCTGGTGACCTTCTACGACGACGCCACGGGCGAGCGGGTCGAATTGTCCGTGGCCACCTTCGCCAATTGGGTGGCCAAGACCGCGAACCTCCTCCAGGGCGAGTTGTCGGCCGAGCCGGGTGACCGGGTCGCGCTGCTGCTGCCGGCGCACTGGCAGACGGCGGTGTGGCTGCTGGCGTGTGCGTCGGTGGGCGTGGTCGCCGAGGTCGCCGGGGATCCGGGGACGGCCGACATCGTGGTGAGCGGACCGGACACGCTGGACGCGGCTCGGGCGTGCTCCGGGGAGCGGATCGCTCTCGCGCTGCGGCCGCTCGGGGGGCGCTTCCCGCAGGCCCCATCGGGGTTCGCCGACTATGCCGTCGAGGTGCCGTCGCAGGGGGATCGGTTCGTGGCGTACGCGCCGGTGGATCCCGAGGAGGCGGCGCTGGTCGTGGCCGGGCGGGAGTTCAGCGGCGCGGAGGTCGTGGAGCGGGCCCGGGCGGAGGCGGGTGACCTCGGGCTGACAGGGCCCGGGTCTCGCCTGCTGTCGGGGTTGCCGTACGACACCTGGGAGGGGTTGGCCGCGGGGTTGTACGGGCCGCTCGCCACCGGGGGGTCCGTGGTGCTGTGTCGGCATCTTGAGCGGCTGGGTGAGGATGGGCTGGCCAAGAGGATCGAGAGTGAGCGGGTCTCGGCTGTCGCGCGCTGA